A window of the Pyrodictium abyssi genome harbors these coding sequences:
- a CDS encoding CDC48 family AAA ATPase produces the protein MPSEIQLRVAEARSRDVGRKIARISRETMARLGVEVGDFIEIEGPRGVAVAQVWPLHPDEADRNIIRIDGFIREAIGASIGDTVTVRKAAAVQPATRVVLAPTEPIRFSRDFVEYVKEYLIRKPVTRGETIIVPVLGSGLRLVVVSTQPAQFVYITEQTQLEIREEPVREDQLRRGIPRVTWEDIGDLEEAKEKIREIVELPMKHPELFKHLGIEPPKGILLFGPPGTGKTLLAKALANEIGAYFIAINGPEIMSKYYGESEQRLREIFEEAEKNAPSIIFIDEIDAIAPRREEVTGEVEKRVVAQLLTLMDGLKGRGRVIVIGATNRPDALDPALRRPGRFDREIEIRPPDKRARKEILQVHVRNMPLADDVDLDKIAEMTHGYTGADLAALAKEAAMSALRRFIKSGKIDLNKPIPAEVLKELKVTMADFLDAMKYIQPSLIREIYIEVPEVHWDDIGGLEEAKQQLREAVEWPLKYPEVFEQMGIRPPKGILLFGPPGTGKTLLAKAAATESGANFIAVRGPEVLSKWVGESEKAIRQIFRRARQVAPTIIFFDEIDAIAPARGMRHDTSGVTDRIVNQLLTEMDGIEPLQHVVVIAATNRPDILDPALLRPGRFDRLIYVPPPDKKARLEILRIHTRKMPLADDVDLEKIAEKTEGYTGADLEAVCREAAMIAVREAFKKNKKPTTTVVRMEHFEKALKAVQPSLTPEDIRRYERLAKELKRMVL, from the coding sequence GTGCCTTCCGAGATTCAGCTCCGTGTTGCTGAGGCCCGTAGCAGGGATGTCGGCCGGAAGATTGCGCGTATTAGCCGCGAGACTATGGCCCGGCTCGGCGTGGAGGTCGGCGACTTTATCGAGATCGAGGGGCCCCGCGGCGTCGCAGTAGCGCAGGTCTGGCCCCTCCACCCCGACGAGGCTGACAGGAACATCATAAGGATCGACGGCTTCATCAGGGAGGCCATAGGCGCGAGCATAGGCGACACAGTCACCGTAAGGAAGGCTGCAGCCGTGCAGCCCGCCACCCGCGTCGTGCTCGCCCCGACTGAGCCGATACGATTCAGCCGCGACTTCGTAGAGTACGTCAAGGAGTACCTCATAAGAAAGCCCGTGACAAGAGGAGAGACCATCATAGTCCCAGTGCTAGGCAGCGGACTAAGACTAGTAGTAGTCTCCACCCAGCCAGCACAATTCGTCTACATAACCGAGCAGACCCAGCTCGAGATACGCGAGGAGCCAGTACGCGAGGACCAGCTGCGCCGCGGCATCCCGCGGGTAACCTGGGAGGATATCGGCGACCTGGAGGAGGCCAAGGAGAAGATAAGGGAGATAGTAGAGCTGCCGATGAAGCACCCGGAGCTCTTCAAGCACCTGGGCATCGAGCCGCCGAAGGGCATCCTGCTCTTCGGCCCGCCTGGCACCGGCAAGACGCTCCTAGCCAAGGCGCTCGCCAACGAGATAGGGGCATACTTCATAGCTATCAACGGCCCGGAGATAATGAGCAAGTACTACGGCGAGAGCGAGCAGAGGCTACGCGAGATATTCGAGGAGGCCGAGAAGAACGCCCCCAGCATCATATTCATAGACGAGATAGACGCGATAGCGCCGCGCCGCGAGGAGGTCACCGGCGAGGTAGAGAAGCGCGTAGTAGCACAGCTACTAACCCTCATGGACGGCCTGAAGGGCCGTGGCCGCGTCATAGTGATAGGCGCTACTAACCGGCCCGACGCGCTAGACCCAGCGCTGCGCCGCCCAGGCCGCTTCGACCGCGAGATAGAGATACGGCCGCCGGACAAGAGGGCCAGGAAGGAGATACTACAGGTACACGTCCGCAACATGCCGCTCGCGGACGACGTGGACCTCGACAAGATAGCCGAGATGACCCACGGCTACACTGGCGCAGACCTAGCAGCACTCGCCAAGGAGGCAGCTATGAGCGCCCTCCGGAGGTTCATCAAGAGCGGCAAGATAGACCTCAACAAGCCGATACCCGCCGAGGTGCTCAAAGAGCTAAAGGTGACCATGGCCGACTTCCTGGATGCTATGAAGTACATCCAACCAAGCCTGATAAGGGAGATCTACATCGAGGTCCCTGAGGTCCACTGGGACGATATCGGCGGGCTGGAGGAGGCCAAGCAGCAGCTCCGCGAGGCCGTAGAGTGGCCGCTAAAGTACCCAGAGGTCTTCGAGCAGATGGGCATCAGACCGCCGAAGGGCATCCTGCTCTTCGGCCCGCCTGGCACCGGTAAGACCCTGCTAGCCAAGGCCGCGGCGACGGAGAGCGGTGCTAACTTCATCGCGGTACGCGGCCCAGAGGTGCTAAGCAAGTGGGTAGGCGAAAGCGAGAAGGCTATCCGCCAGATATTCCGCCGCGCCCGCCAGGTAGCGCCGACCATCATATTCTTCGACGAGATAGACGCGATAGCGCCGGCGCGCGGCATGAGGCACGATACTAGCGGCGTCACAGACCGCATAGTCAACCAGCTGCTAACAGAGATGGATGGCATCGAGCCACTACAGCACGTCGTGGTGATAGCCGCTACGAACAGGCCGGATATACTCGACCCGGCGCTGCTGAGGCCAGGCCGCTTCGACCGGCTCATCTACGTGCCGCCGCCCGACAAGAAGGCACGCCTAGAGATACTCAGGATACACACGAGGAAGATGCCGCTAGCAGACGACGTAGACCTGGAGAAGATCGCGGAGAAGACAGAGGGCTATACCGGCGCAGACCTGGAGGCTGTCTGCCGCGAGGCCGCAATGATAGCTGTTAGGGAGGCGTTCAAGAAGAACAAGAAGCCCACCACGACCGTGGTCCGGATGGAGCACTTCGAGAAGGCCTTGAAGGCCGTGCAGCCGAGCCTAACACCGGAGGACATAAGGCGCTACGAGAGGCTAGCGAAAGAGCTCAAGC
- a CDS encoding cyclic 2,3-diphosphoglycerate synthase — MGAGGRDFHVFNTVFRDNPGYEVVAFTAAQIPGIEWRRYPPSLAGHRYPDGIPIYPERLFPEIVRDQAVDEIVLAYSDLTYEELGHLLSIALSTGASFRIIGPRETMIPSYKPVVAVTAVKTGAGKSSLSRALVREIKSRQLAPVVVRHPMAYGDLEARKLILIMTPEDLTKYPLTIEEREEFEPYLDLETPLLAGIDYGLIVREAERLGDVIIWDGGNNDWPFIKPDLWIVVADALRPGMEASTFPGEVNVRMAEIAVITKAREAGEENVKRVRENLLRLNPRLEIAIADLEVSVDRPELVEGKKVVVVEDSPTVTHGGTPYAAGYVAARQLGAEIVDPRPYAVGVIREMYQRYPHMGPVVPSTGYTREQLRSLEETLNRVPADTVVIASPARIEEMIRIDKPVARVSYEIRVVEGPTPRDMVDRLLERHPVPEA, encoded by the coding sequence ATGGGCGCGGGCGGCCGCGACTTCCACGTATTCAACACCGTGTTCCGCGACAACCCGGGCTACGAGGTAGTCGCGTTCACGGCTGCCCAGATACCCGGGATAGAGTGGCGCCGCTACCCCCCTAGCCTAGCCGGCCACCGCTACCCCGACGGCATACCGATCTACCCTGAGCGGCTCTTCCCAGAGATAGTACGCGACCAGGCCGTAGACGAGATAGTGCTCGCGTACAGCGACCTAACCTACGAGGAGCTAGGCCACCTCCTAAGCATAGCCCTCTCCACCGGCGCAAGCTTCCGCATAATAGGGCCCCGCGAGACCATGATCCCGAGCTACAAGCCGGTGGTGGCCGTCACGGCGGTGAAGACCGGTGCTGGTAAGAGCTCGCTCTCCCGGGCCCTAGTCCGGGAGATCAAGTCGCGCCAGCTAGCCCCCGTGGTAGTGCGGCACCCGATGGCCTACGGGGACCTCGAGGCCAGGAAGCTCATACTCATAATGACGCCGGAGGACCTGACCAAGTACCCCCTGACGATCGAGGAGAGGGAGGAGTTCGAACCATACCTCGACCTGGAGACACCCCTCCTAGCCGGCATAGACTACGGGCTCATAGTCCGCGAGGCGGAGCGGCTCGGCGACGTGATAATCTGGGACGGCGGGAACAACGACTGGCCCTTCATAAAGCCAGACCTATGGATAGTAGTGGCCGACGCCCTCCGCCCCGGCATGGAGGCCTCCACGTTCCCAGGCGAGGTAAACGTGAGGATGGCCGAGATAGCGGTGATAACGAAGGCGAGGGAGGCAGGCGAGGAGAACGTGAAACGGGTTCGCGAGAACCTCCTCCGGCTCAACCCCAGGCTAGAGATAGCCATAGCAGACCTAGAAGTCTCGGTGGACCGGCCCGAGCTGGTAGAGGGCAAGAAGGTGGTCGTGGTAGAGGACTCCCCCACTGTGACCCACGGCGGCACACCCTACGCCGCAGGCTACGTGGCGGCCCGCCAGCTGGGCGCCGAGATAGTAGACCCGCGGCCATACGCGGTGGGGGTCATCCGGGAGATGTACCAGCGGTACCCCCACATGGGCCCCGTAGTGCCCTCGACAGGCTACACCAGGGAGCAGCTCCGGAGCCTAGAGGAGACCCTCAACCGGGTACCAGCAGACACCGTGGTCATAGCGAGCCCGGCCAGGATAGAGGAGATGATACGTATAGACAAGCCGGTGGCGCGGGTCAGCTACGAGATAAGAGTGGTGGAGGGCCCGACGCCGAGAGACATGGTGGACCGGCTCCTGGAGCGCCACCCGGTCCCCGAAGCCTAG